A genome region from Sciurus carolinensis chromosome 19, mSciCar1.2, whole genome shotgun sequence includes the following:
- the Isy1 gene encoding pre-mRNA-splicing factor ISY1 homolog, whose translation MARNAEKAMTALARFRQAQLEEGKVKERRPFLASECTELPKAEKWRRQIIGEISKKVAQIQNAGLGEFRIRDLNDEINKLLREKGHWEVRIKELGGPDYGKVGPKMLDHEGKEVPGNRGYKYFGAAKDLPGVRELFEKEPLPPPRKTRAELMKAIDFEYYGYLDEDDGVIVPLEQEYEKKLRAELVDKWKAERDARLARGEKEEEEEEEEEEVNIYAVTEEESDEEGSQEKTGEDGQQKFIAHVPVPSQQEIEEALVRRKKMELLQKYASETLQAQSEEARRLLGY comes from the exons ATG GCTCGAAATGCAGAAAAGGCCAT GACGGCCTTAGCAAGATTTCGCCAAGCTCAACTGGAAGAGGGAAAAGTGAAG GAAAGAAGACCCTTCCTTGCTTCAGAGTGTACTGAGCTGCCCAAAGCTGAGAAATGGAGGCGACAG ATTATTGGCGAGATCTCAAAAAAAGTGGCTCAGATTCAGAATG CTGGTTTAGGTGAATTCCGGATTCGTGACCTCAACGATGAAATCAACAAGCTGCTCAGGGAGAAAGGACACTGGGAGGTCCGCATCAAGGAGCTGGGTGGCCCTGACTATGGA AAAGTCGGCCCTAAGATGCTGGATCATGAAGGGAAAGAAGTCCCGGGAAACCGAGGTTACAAGTACTTTGGAGCAGCCAAAGATCTGCCTGGTGTTAGAGAGCTATTTGAAAAAGAAC ctcttcctcctcccagaAAGACCCGGGCTGAACTCATGAAGGCAATTGATTTCGAATACTATGGTTACCTGGATGAAGACGATGGTGTAATTGTGCCTTTGGaacaagaatatgaaaagaaac TCCGGGCCGAGCTGGTGGACAAATGGAAGGCGGAGAGAGATGCCCGGCTGGcgagaggagaaaaggaggaggaggaggaggaagaggaggaggaggtcaacATCTACGCGGTCACCGAGGAGGAG TCCGATGAGGAGGGCAGCCAGGAGAAGACCGGGGAGGACGGGCAGCAGAAGTTCATCGCCCACGTGCCGGTGCCCTCTCAGCAGGAG ATCGAAGAGGCACTAGTGCGGAGGAAGAAGATGGAGTTGCTGCAGAAGTACGCGAGCGAGACGCTGCAGGCGCAGAGCGAAGAAGCCAGAAGGCTCCTGGGCTACtag
- the Cnbp gene encoding CCHC-type zinc finger nucleic acid binding protein isoform X2, producing the protein MSSNECFKCGRSGHWARECPTGGGRGRGMRSRGRGGFTSDRGFQFVSSSLPDICYRCGESGHLAKDCDLQEDEACYNCGRGGHIAKDCKEPKREREQCCYNCGKPGHLARDCDHADEQKCYSCGEFGHIQKDCTKVKCYRCGETGHVAINCSKTSEVNCYRCGESGHLARECTIEATA; encoded by the exons ATGAGCAGCAACGAGTGCTTCAAGTGTGGAAGATCTGGCCACTGGGCCCGCGAGTGCCCTACCGGCGGAGGCCGCGGTCGTGGAATGAGAAGCCGCGGCAGAGGTGGTTTTACCTCGGATAGAG GTTTCCAGTTTGTTTCCTCATCTCTTCCAGACATCTGTTATCGCTGTGGTGAGTCTGGTCACCTTGCCAAGGATTGTGATCTTCAGGAGGATG AAGCCTGCTATAACTGCGGTAGAGGTGGCCACATCGCCAAGGACTGCAAGGAGCCCAAGCGAGAGCGAGAGCAGTGCTGCTACAACTGCGGCAAACCAGGCCACCTGGCTCGTGACTGTGACCACGCCGATGAGCAGAAGTGCTACTCTTGTGGAGAATTTGGACACATTCAGAAAGACTGCACCAAAGTGAAGTGCTACAG gtgTGGTGAAACTGGTCACGTAGCCATCAATTGCAGCAAGACAAGCGAAGTCAACTGTTACCGTTGTGGCGAGTCAGGGCATCTTGCACGGGAATGCACAATTGAGGCTACAGCCTAA
- the Cnbp gene encoding CCHC-type zinc finger nucleic acid binding protein isoform X1 — MSSNECFKCGRSGHWARECPTGGGRGRGMRSRGRGGFTSDRGFQFVSSSLPDICYRCGESGHLAKDCDLQEDVEACYNCGRGGHIAKDCKEPKREREQCCYNCGKPGHLARDCDHADEQKCYSCGEFGHIQKDCTKVKCYRCGETGHVAINCSKTSEVNCYRCGESGHLARECTIEATA, encoded by the exons ATGAGCAGCAACGAGTGCTTCAAGTGTGGAAGATCTGGCCACTGGGCCCGCGAGTGCCCTACCGGCGGAGGCCGCGGTCGTGGAATGAGAAGCCGCGGCAGAGGTGGTTTTACCTCGGATAGAG GTTTCCAGTTTGTTTCCTCATCTCTTCCAGACATCTGTTATCGCTGTGGTGAGTCTGGTCACCTTGCCAAGGATTGTGATCTTCAGGAGGATG TTGAAGCCTGCTATAACTGCGGTAGAGGTGGCCACATCGCCAAGGACTGCAAGGAGCCCAAGCGAGAGCGAGAGCAGTGCTGCTACAACTGCGGCAAACCAGGCCACCTGGCTCGTGACTGTGACCACGCCGATGAGCAGAAGTGCTACTCTTGTGGAGAATTTGGACACATTCAGAAAGACTGCACCAAAGTGAAGTGCTACAG gtgTGGTGAAACTGGTCACGTAGCCATCAATTGCAGCAAGACAAGCGAAGTCAACTGTTACCGTTGTGGCGAGTCAGGGCATCTTGCACGGGAATGCACAATTGAGGCTACAGCCTAA
- the Cnbp gene encoding CCHC-type zinc finger nucleic acid binding protein isoform X8, with amino-acid sequence MSSNECFKCGRSGHWARECPTGGGRGRGMRSRGRGGFTSDRDICYRCGESGHLAKDCDLQEDEACYNCGRGGHIAKDCKEPKREREQCCYNCGKPGHLARDCDHADEQKCYSCGEFGHIQKDCTKVKCYRCGETGHVAINCSKTSEVNCYRCGESGHLARECTIEATA; translated from the exons ATGAGCAGCAACGAGTGCTTCAAGTGTGGAAGATCTGGCCACTGGGCCCGCGAGTGCCCTACCGGCGGAGGCCGCGGTCGTGGAATGAGAAGCCGCGGCAGAGGTGGTTTTACCTCGGATAGAG ACATCTGTTATCGCTGTGGTGAGTCTGGTCACCTTGCCAAGGATTGTGATCTTCAGGAGGATG AAGCCTGCTATAACTGCGGTAGAGGTGGCCACATCGCCAAGGACTGCAAGGAGCCCAAGCGAGAGCGAGAGCAGTGCTGCTACAACTGCGGCAAACCAGGCCACCTGGCTCGTGACTGTGACCACGCCGATGAGCAGAAGTGCTACTCTTGTGGAGAATTTGGACACATTCAGAAAGACTGCACCAAAGTGAAGTGCTACAG gtgTGGTGAAACTGGTCACGTAGCCATCAATTGCAGCAAGACAAGCGAAGTCAACTGTTACCGTTGTGGCGAGTCAGGGCATCTTGCACGGGAATGCACAATTGAGGCTACAGCCTAA
- the Cnbp gene encoding CCHC-type zinc finger nucleic acid binding protein isoform X5, translating to MSSNECFKCGRSGHWARECPTGGGRGRGMRSRGRGFQFVSSSLPDICYRCGESGHLAKDCDLQEDEACYNCGRGGHIAKDCKEPKREREQCCYNCGKPGHLARDCDHADEQKCYSCGEFGHIQKDCTKVKCYRCGETGHVAINCSKTSEVNCYRCGESGHLARECTIEATA from the exons ATGAGCAGCAACGAGTGCTTCAAGTGTGGAAGATCTGGCCACTGGGCCCGCGAGTGCCCTACCGGCGGAGGCCGCGGTCGTGGAATGAGAAGCCGCGGCAGAG GTTTCCAGTTTGTTTCCTCATCTCTTCCAGACATCTGTTATCGCTGTGGTGAGTCTGGTCACCTTGCCAAGGATTGTGATCTTCAGGAGGATG AAGCCTGCTATAACTGCGGTAGAGGTGGCCACATCGCCAAGGACTGCAAGGAGCCCAAGCGAGAGCGAGAGCAGTGCTGCTACAACTGCGGCAAACCAGGCCACCTGGCTCGTGACTGTGACCACGCCGATGAGCAGAAGTGCTACTCTTGTGGAGAATTTGGACACATTCAGAAAGACTGCACCAAAGTGAAGTGCTACAG gtgTGGTGAAACTGGTCACGTAGCCATCAATTGCAGCAAGACAAGCGAAGTCAACTGTTACCGTTGTGGCGAGTCAGGGCATCTTGCACGGGAATGCACAATTGAGGCTACAGCCTAA
- the Cnbp gene encoding CCHC-type zinc finger nucleic acid binding protein isoform X3: MSSNECFKCGRSGHWARECPTGGGRGRGMRSRGRGGFTSDRGFQFVSSSLPDICYRCGESGHLAKDCDLQEDACYNCGRGGHIAKDCKEPKREREQCCYNCGKPGHLARDCDHADEQKCYSCGEFGHIQKDCTKVKCYRCGETGHVAINCSKTSEVNCYRCGESGHLARECTIEATA, from the exons ATGAGCAGCAACGAGTGCTTCAAGTGTGGAAGATCTGGCCACTGGGCCCGCGAGTGCCCTACCGGCGGAGGCCGCGGTCGTGGAATGAGAAGCCGCGGCAGAGGTGGTTTTACCTCGGATAGAG GTTTCCAGTTTGTTTCCTCATCTCTTCCAGACATCTGTTATCGCTGTGGTGAGTCTGGTCACCTTGCCAAGGATTGTGATCTTCAGGAGGATG CCTGCTATAACTGCGGTAGAGGTGGCCACATCGCCAAGGACTGCAAGGAGCCCAAGCGAGAGCGAGAGCAGTGCTGCTACAACTGCGGCAAACCAGGCCACCTGGCTCGTGACTGTGACCACGCCGATGAGCAGAAGTGCTACTCTTGTGGAGAATTTGGACACATTCAGAAAGACTGCACCAAAGTGAAGTGCTACAG gtgTGGTGAAACTGGTCACGTAGCCATCAATTGCAGCAAGACAAGCGAAGTCAACTGTTACCGTTGTGGCGAGTCAGGGCATCTTGCACGGGAATGCACAATTGAGGCTACAGCCTAA
- the Cnbp gene encoding CCHC-type zinc finger nucleic acid binding protein isoform X6, with protein MSSNECFKCGRSGHWARECPTGGGRGRGMRSRGRGFQFVSSSLPDICYRCGESGHLAKDCDLQEDACYNCGRGGHIAKDCKEPKREREQCCYNCGKPGHLARDCDHADEQKCYSCGEFGHIQKDCTKVKCYRCGETGHVAINCSKTSEVNCYRCGESGHLARECTIEATA; from the exons ATGAGCAGCAACGAGTGCTTCAAGTGTGGAAGATCTGGCCACTGGGCCCGCGAGTGCCCTACCGGCGGAGGCCGCGGTCGTGGAATGAGAAGCCGCGGCAGAG GTTTCCAGTTTGTTTCCTCATCTCTTCCAGACATCTGTTATCGCTGTGGTGAGTCTGGTCACCTTGCCAAGGATTGTGATCTTCAGGAGGATG CCTGCTATAACTGCGGTAGAGGTGGCCACATCGCCAAGGACTGCAAGGAGCCCAAGCGAGAGCGAGAGCAGTGCTGCTACAACTGCGGCAAACCAGGCCACCTGGCTCGTGACTGTGACCACGCCGATGAGCAGAAGTGCTACTCTTGTGGAGAATTTGGACACATTCAGAAAGACTGCACCAAAGTGAAGTGCTACAG gtgTGGTGAAACTGGTCACGTAGCCATCAATTGCAGCAAGACAAGCGAAGTCAACTGTTACCGTTGTGGCGAGTCAGGGCATCTTGCACGGGAATGCACAATTGAGGCTACAGCCTAA
- the Cnbp gene encoding CCHC-type zinc finger nucleic acid binding protein isoform X4 → MSSNECFKCGRSGHWARECPTGGGRGRGMRSRGRGFQFVSSSLPDICYRCGESGHLAKDCDLQEDVEACYNCGRGGHIAKDCKEPKREREQCCYNCGKPGHLARDCDHADEQKCYSCGEFGHIQKDCTKVKCYRCGETGHVAINCSKTSEVNCYRCGESGHLARECTIEATA, encoded by the exons ATGAGCAGCAACGAGTGCTTCAAGTGTGGAAGATCTGGCCACTGGGCCCGCGAGTGCCCTACCGGCGGAGGCCGCGGTCGTGGAATGAGAAGCCGCGGCAGAG GTTTCCAGTTTGTTTCCTCATCTCTTCCAGACATCTGTTATCGCTGTGGTGAGTCTGGTCACCTTGCCAAGGATTGTGATCTTCAGGAGGATG TTGAAGCCTGCTATAACTGCGGTAGAGGTGGCCACATCGCCAAGGACTGCAAGGAGCCCAAGCGAGAGCGAGAGCAGTGCTGCTACAACTGCGGCAAACCAGGCCACCTGGCTCGTGACTGTGACCACGCCGATGAGCAGAAGTGCTACTCTTGTGGAGAATTTGGACACATTCAGAAAGACTGCACCAAAGTGAAGTGCTACAG gtgTGGTGAAACTGGTCACGTAGCCATCAATTGCAGCAAGACAAGCGAAGTCAACTGTTACCGTTGTGGCGAGTCAGGGCATCTTGCACGGGAATGCACAATTGAGGCTACAGCCTAA
- the Cnbp gene encoding CCHC-type zinc finger nucleic acid binding protein isoform X9, giving the protein MSSNECFKCGRSGHWARECPTGGGRGRGMRSRGRGGFTSDRDICYRCGESGHLAKDCDLQEDACYNCGRGGHIAKDCKEPKREREQCCYNCGKPGHLARDCDHADEQKCYSCGEFGHIQKDCTKVKCYRCGETGHVAINCSKTSEVNCYRCGESGHLARECTIEATA; this is encoded by the exons ATGAGCAGCAACGAGTGCTTCAAGTGTGGAAGATCTGGCCACTGGGCCCGCGAGTGCCCTACCGGCGGAGGCCGCGGTCGTGGAATGAGAAGCCGCGGCAGAGGTGGTTTTACCTCGGATAGAG ACATCTGTTATCGCTGTGGTGAGTCTGGTCACCTTGCCAAGGATTGTGATCTTCAGGAGGATG CCTGCTATAACTGCGGTAGAGGTGGCCACATCGCCAAGGACTGCAAGGAGCCCAAGCGAGAGCGAGAGCAGTGCTGCTACAACTGCGGCAAACCAGGCCACCTGGCTCGTGACTGTGACCACGCCGATGAGCAGAAGTGCTACTCTTGTGGAGAATTTGGACACATTCAGAAAGACTGCACCAAAGTGAAGTGCTACAG gtgTGGTGAAACTGGTCACGTAGCCATCAATTGCAGCAAGACAAGCGAAGTCAACTGTTACCGTTGTGGCGAGTCAGGGCATCTTGCACGGGAATGCACAATTGAGGCTACAGCCTAA
- the Cnbp gene encoding CCHC-type zinc finger nucleic acid binding protein isoform X7 yields MSSNECFKCGRSGHWARECPTGGGRGRGMRSRGRGGFTSDRDICYRCGESGHLAKDCDLQEDVEACYNCGRGGHIAKDCKEPKREREQCCYNCGKPGHLARDCDHADEQKCYSCGEFGHIQKDCTKVKCYRCGETGHVAINCSKTSEVNCYRCGESGHLARECTIEATA; encoded by the exons ATGAGCAGCAACGAGTGCTTCAAGTGTGGAAGATCTGGCCACTGGGCCCGCGAGTGCCCTACCGGCGGAGGCCGCGGTCGTGGAATGAGAAGCCGCGGCAGAGGTGGTTTTACCTCGGATAGAG ACATCTGTTATCGCTGTGGTGAGTCTGGTCACCTTGCCAAGGATTGTGATCTTCAGGAGGATG TTGAAGCCTGCTATAACTGCGGTAGAGGTGGCCACATCGCCAAGGACTGCAAGGAGCCCAAGCGAGAGCGAGAGCAGTGCTGCTACAACTGCGGCAAACCAGGCCACCTGGCTCGTGACTGTGACCACGCCGATGAGCAGAAGTGCTACTCTTGTGGAGAATTTGGACACATTCAGAAAGACTGCACCAAAGTGAAGTGCTACAG gtgTGGTGAAACTGGTCACGTAGCCATCAATTGCAGCAAGACAAGCGAAGTCAACTGTTACCGTTGTGGCGAGTCAGGGCATCTTGCACGGGAATGCACAATTGAGGCTACAGCCTAA